The proteins below come from a single Panicum hallii strain FIL2 chromosome 7, PHallii_v3.1, whole genome shotgun sequence genomic window:
- the LOC112899971 gene encoding OTU domain-containing protein 3 isoform X5 encodes MQMAIAFSVFRAMGDQLEGSEEEHMKYRAMVVDYIVKHREDFEPFIEDEVPFEQYCDSMLKDGTWAGHMELQAASLLTRRNICIHMLNSPRWYINNFSGREAANMIHLSYHHGEHYNSVRLREDPCQGPAMQVIIKTDANISCANNYAQTKAKDPKKSSHRSTYDQTSVKLIMAGTGCSDAAIAEHVLEEMDGDVDAAIEYMIVDRLAMGTDDMEGDPYLDYACKADEFSKLHDENRSIEHKDQASCSSKDETVEKPKNSHSTHSKEKSKTKDCSCGSAKKHKASCSLATATTSREPPRAKGGQGKGQKGKKQKRKEQTEAAPAKVKQSAVVPDLGALCI; translated from the exons ATGCAGATGGCAATTGCTTTTTCAG TATTCAGGGCAATGGGTGACCAGCTTGAGGGCAGTGAAGAAGAGCACATGAAGTACCGAGCAATGGTTGTGGACTACATAGTG AAGCACCGTGAGGATTTTGAGCCATTTATTGAGGATGAAGTTCCGTTCGAACAATATTGCGACTCTATGCTAAAAGATGGGACTTGGGCTGGCCATATGGAGTTGCAAGCGGCTTCTCTTCTCACTAGAAGAAACATATGCATCCACATG CTTAACTCACCGCGTTGGTACATAAACAACTTCTCTGGCCGTGAAGCTGCTAATATGATTCACTT GTCTTATCATCATGGCGAGCACTACAACAGTGTCAGGCTGAGAGAAGATCCATGTCAAGGTCCTGCAATGCAAGTTATTATCAAG ACGGATGCCAACATATCTTGTGCAAACAATTACGCTCAAACAAAAGCAAAGGACCCGAAGAAGTCCTCACACAGATCAACCTATGATCAAACATCAGTTAAATTGATCATGGCTGGGACTGGATGTTCTGATGCTGCCATAGCTGAGCAC GTTTTGGAAGAAATGGATGGTGATGTTGATGCTGCCATTGAGTACATGATAGTGGATCGACTTGCAATGGGTACTGATGATATGGAGGGAGACCCTTATTTGGACTATGCATGTAAGG CAGATGAATTTTCCAAATTGCACGATGAGAACCGGTCGATTGAGCACAAGGATCAAGCTAGTTGTTCTAGCAAAGATGAAACAGTTGAGAAACCAAAGAATTCACATTCTACACATTCCAAG GAAAAGTCCAAAACCAAGGATTGCTCTTGTGGATCTGCAAAGAAGCACAAGGCGTCTTGTAGTTTAGCCACAGCTACAACATCAAGAGAACCTCCAAG GGCCAAAGGTGGTCAAGGGAAAGGCCAGAAAGGAAAGAAGCAAAAGAGGAAGGAACAGACCGAAGCAGCACCCGCCAAGGTCAAGCAGTCTGCAGTTGTACCAGACCTAGGAGCTCTCTGCATATGA
- the LOC112899971 gene encoding OTU domain-containing protein 3 isoform X7 yields the protein MKYRAMVVDYIVKHREDFEPFIEDEVPFEQYCDSMLKDGTWAGHMELQAASLLTRRNICIHMLNSPRWYINNFSGREAANMIHLSYHHGEHYNSVRLREDPCQGPAMQVIIKTDANISCANNYAQTKAKDPKKSSHRSTYDQTSVKLIMAGTGCSDAAIAEHVLEEMDGDVDAAIEYMIVDRLAMGTDDMEGDPYLDYACKADEFSKLHDENRSIEHKDQASCSSKDETVEKPKNSHSTHSKEKSKTKDCSCGSAKKHKASCSLATATTSREPPRAKGGQGKGQKGKKQKRKEQTEAAPAKVKQSAVVPDLGALCI from the exons ATGAAGTACCGAGCAATGGTTGTGGACTACATAGTG AAGCACCGTGAGGATTTTGAGCCATTTATTGAGGATGAAGTTCCGTTCGAACAATATTGCGACTCTATGCTAAAAGATGGGACTTGGGCTGGCCATATGGAGTTGCAAGCGGCTTCTCTTCTCACTAGAAGAAACATATGCATCCACATG CTTAACTCACCGCGTTGGTACATAAACAACTTCTCTGGCCGTGAAGCTGCTAATATGATTCACTT GTCTTATCATCATGGCGAGCACTACAACAGTGTCAGGCTGAGAGAAGATCCATGTCAAGGTCCTGCAATGCAAGTTATTATCAAG ACGGATGCCAACATATCTTGTGCAAACAATTACGCTCAAACAAAAGCAAAGGACCCGAAGAAGTCCTCACACAGATCAACCTATGATCAAACATCAGTTAAATTGATCATGGCTGGGACTGGATGTTCTGATGCTGCCATAGCTGAGCAC GTTTTGGAAGAAATGGATGGTGATGTTGATGCTGCCATTGAGTACATGATAGTGGATCGACTTGCAATGGGTACTGATGATATGGAGGGAGACCCTTATTTGGACTATGCATGTAAGG CAGATGAATTTTCCAAATTGCACGATGAGAACCGGTCGATTGAGCACAAGGATCAAGCTAGTTGTTCTAGCAAAGATGAAACAGTTGAGAAACCAAAGAATTCACATTCTACACATTCCAAG GAAAAGTCCAAAACCAAGGATTGCTCTTGTGGATCTGCAAAGAAGCACAAGGCGTCTTGTAGTTTAGCCACAGCTACAACATCAAGAGAACCTCCAAG GGCCAAAGGTGGTCAAGGGAAAGGCCAGAAAGGAAAGAAGCAAAAGAGGAAGGAACAGACCGAAGCAGCACCCGCCAAGGTCAAGCAGTCTGCAGTTGTACCAGACCTAGGAGCTCTCTGCATATGA
- the LOC112899971 gene encoding OTU domain-containing protein 3 isoform X3, whose product MVQKKKKAAAPAKLRKPPKRDAEKKLGKKADMTEFRAQLDSLGLKIVEVNADGNCFFRAMGDQLEGSEEEHMKYRAMVVDYIVKHREDFEPFIEDEVPFEQYCDSMLKDGTWAGHMELQAASLLTRRNICIHMLNSPRWYINNFSGREAANMIHLSYHHGEHYNSVRLREDPCQGPAMQVIIKTDANISCANNYAQTKAKDPKKSSHRSTYDQTSVKLIMAGTGCSDAAIAEHVLEEMDGDVDAAIEYMIVDRLAMGTDDMEGDPYLDYASDEFSKLHDENRSIEHKDQASCSSKDETVEKPKNSHSTHSKEKSKTKDCSCGSAKKHKASCSLATATTSREPPRAKGGQGKGQKGKKQKRKEQTEAAPAKVKQSAVVPDLGALCI is encoded by the exons ATGgttcagaagaagaagaaagcagCCGCGCCGGCCAAGCTCCGCAAGCCGCCGAAGCGCGACGCG GAGAAAAAGCTAGGCAAGAAGGCTGATATGACGGAGTTCAGGGCGCAGCTGGACTCCCTGGGGCTAAAGATAGTCGAAGTGAATGCAGATGGCAATTGCTTTTTCAG GGCAATGGGTGACCAGCTTGAGGGCAGTGAAGAAGAGCACATGAAGTACCGAGCAATGGTTGTGGACTACATAGTG AAGCACCGTGAGGATTTTGAGCCATTTATTGAGGATGAAGTTCCGTTCGAACAATATTGCGACTCTATGCTAAAAGATGGGACTTGGGCTGGCCATATGGAGTTGCAAGCGGCTTCTCTTCTCACTAGAAGAAACATATGCATCCACATG CTTAACTCACCGCGTTGGTACATAAACAACTTCTCTGGCCGTGAAGCTGCTAATATGATTCACTT GTCTTATCATCATGGCGAGCACTACAACAGTGTCAGGCTGAGAGAAGATCCATGTCAAGGTCCTGCAATGCAAGTTATTATCAAG ACGGATGCCAACATATCTTGTGCAAACAATTACGCTCAAACAAAAGCAAAGGACCCGAAGAAGTCCTCACACAGATCAACCTATGATCAAACATCAGTTAAATTGATCATGGCTGGGACTGGATGTTCTGATGCTGCCATAGCTGAGCAC GTTTTGGAAGAAATGGATGGTGATGTTGATGCTGCCATTGAGTACATGATAGTGGATCGACTTGCAATGGGTACTGATGATATGGAGGGAGACCCTTATTTGGACTATGCAT CAGATGAATTTTCCAAATTGCACGATGAGAACCGGTCGATTGAGCACAAGGATCAAGCTAGTTGTTCTAGCAAAGATGAAACAGTTGAGAAACCAAAGAATTCACATTCTACACATTCCAAG GAAAAGTCCAAAACCAAGGATTGCTCTTGTGGATCTGCAAAGAAGCACAAGGCGTCTTGTAGTTTAGCCACAGCTACAACATCAAGAGAACCTCCAAG GGCCAAAGGTGGTCAAGGGAAAGGCCAGAAAGGAAAGAAGCAAAAGAGGAAGGAACAGACCGAAGCAGCACCCGCCAAGGTCAAGCAGTCTGCAGTTGTACCAGACCTAGGAGCTCTCTGCATATGA
- the LOC112899971 gene encoding OTU domain-containing protein 3 isoform X1: MVQKKKKAAAPAKLRKPPKRDAEKKLGKKADMTEFRAQLDSLGLKIVEVNADGNCFFRAMGDQLEGSEEEHMKYRAMVVDYIVKHREDFEPFIEDEVPFEQYCDSMLKDGTWAGHMELQAASLLTRRNICIHMLNSPRWYINNFSGREAANMIHLSYHHGEHYNSVRLREDPCQGPAMQVIIKTDANISCANNYAQTKAKDPKKSSHRSTYDQTSVKLIMAGTGCSDAAIAEHVLEEMDGDVDAAIEYMIVDRLAMGTDDMEGDPYLDYACKADEFSKLHDENRSIEHKDQASCSSKDETVEKPKNSHSTHSKEKSKTKDCSCGSAKKHKASCSLATATTSREPPRAKGGQGKGQKGKKQKRKEQTEAAPAKVKQSAVVPDLGALCI, encoded by the exons ATGgttcagaagaagaagaaagcagCCGCGCCGGCCAAGCTCCGCAAGCCGCCGAAGCGCGACGCG GAGAAAAAGCTAGGCAAGAAGGCTGATATGACGGAGTTCAGGGCGCAGCTGGACTCCCTGGGGCTAAAGATAGTCGAAGTGAATGCAGATGGCAATTGCTTTTTCAG GGCAATGGGTGACCAGCTTGAGGGCAGTGAAGAAGAGCACATGAAGTACCGAGCAATGGTTGTGGACTACATAGTG AAGCACCGTGAGGATTTTGAGCCATTTATTGAGGATGAAGTTCCGTTCGAACAATATTGCGACTCTATGCTAAAAGATGGGACTTGGGCTGGCCATATGGAGTTGCAAGCGGCTTCTCTTCTCACTAGAAGAAACATATGCATCCACATG CTTAACTCACCGCGTTGGTACATAAACAACTTCTCTGGCCGTGAAGCTGCTAATATGATTCACTT GTCTTATCATCATGGCGAGCACTACAACAGTGTCAGGCTGAGAGAAGATCCATGTCAAGGTCCTGCAATGCAAGTTATTATCAAG ACGGATGCCAACATATCTTGTGCAAACAATTACGCTCAAACAAAAGCAAAGGACCCGAAGAAGTCCTCACACAGATCAACCTATGATCAAACATCAGTTAAATTGATCATGGCTGGGACTGGATGTTCTGATGCTGCCATAGCTGAGCAC GTTTTGGAAGAAATGGATGGTGATGTTGATGCTGCCATTGAGTACATGATAGTGGATCGACTTGCAATGGGTACTGATGATATGGAGGGAGACCCTTATTTGGACTATGCATGTAAGG CAGATGAATTTTCCAAATTGCACGATGAGAACCGGTCGATTGAGCACAAGGATCAAGCTAGTTGTTCTAGCAAAGATGAAACAGTTGAGAAACCAAAGAATTCACATTCTACACATTCCAAG GAAAAGTCCAAAACCAAGGATTGCTCTTGTGGATCTGCAAAGAAGCACAAGGCGTCTTGTAGTTTAGCCACAGCTACAACATCAAGAGAACCTCCAAG GGCCAAAGGTGGTCAAGGGAAAGGCCAGAAAGGAAAGAAGCAAAAGAGGAAGGAACAGACCGAAGCAGCACCCGCCAAGGTCAAGCAGTCTGCAGTTGTACCAGACCTAGGAGCTCTCTGCATATGA
- the LOC112899971 gene encoding OTU domain-containing protein 3 isoform X6, translated as MQMAIAFSGDQLEGSEEEHMKYRAMVVDYIVKHREDFEPFIEDEVPFEQYCDSMLKDGTWAGHMELQAASLLTRRNICIHMLNSPRWYINNFSGREAANMIHLSYHHGEHYNSVRLREDPCQGPAMQVIIKTDANISCANNYAQTKAKDPKKSSHRSTYDQTSVKLIMAGTGCSDAAIAEHVLEEMDGDVDAAIEYMIVDRLAMGTDDMEGDPYLDYACKADEFSKLHDENRSIEHKDQASCSSKDETVEKPKNSHSTHSKEKSKTKDCSCGSAKKHKASCSLATATTSREPPRAKGGQGKGQKGKKQKRKEQTEAAPAKVKQSAVVPDLGALCI; from the exons ATGCAGATGGCAATTGCTTTTTCAG GTGACCAGCTTGAGGGCAGTGAAGAAGAGCACATGAAGTACCGAGCAATGGTTGTGGACTACATAGTG AAGCACCGTGAGGATTTTGAGCCATTTATTGAGGATGAAGTTCCGTTCGAACAATATTGCGACTCTATGCTAAAAGATGGGACTTGGGCTGGCCATATGGAGTTGCAAGCGGCTTCTCTTCTCACTAGAAGAAACATATGCATCCACATG CTTAACTCACCGCGTTGGTACATAAACAACTTCTCTGGCCGTGAAGCTGCTAATATGATTCACTT GTCTTATCATCATGGCGAGCACTACAACAGTGTCAGGCTGAGAGAAGATCCATGTCAAGGTCCTGCAATGCAAGTTATTATCAAG ACGGATGCCAACATATCTTGTGCAAACAATTACGCTCAAACAAAAGCAAAGGACCCGAAGAAGTCCTCACACAGATCAACCTATGATCAAACATCAGTTAAATTGATCATGGCTGGGACTGGATGTTCTGATGCTGCCATAGCTGAGCAC GTTTTGGAAGAAATGGATGGTGATGTTGATGCTGCCATTGAGTACATGATAGTGGATCGACTTGCAATGGGTACTGATGATATGGAGGGAGACCCTTATTTGGACTATGCATGTAAGG CAGATGAATTTTCCAAATTGCACGATGAGAACCGGTCGATTGAGCACAAGGATCAAGCTAGTTGTTCTAGCAAAGATGAAACAGTTGAGAAACCAAAGAATTCACATTCTACACATTCCAAG GAAAAGTCCAAAACCAAGGATTGCTCTTGTGGATCTGCAAAGAAGCACAAGGCGTCTTGTAGTTTAGCCACAGCTACAACATCAAGAGAACCTCCAAG GGCCAAAGGTGGTCAAGGGAAAGGCCAGAAAGGAAAGAAGCAAAAGAGGAAGGAACAGACCGAAGCAGCACCCGCCAAGGTCAAGCAGTCTGCAGTTGTACCAGACCTAGGAGCTCTCTGCATATGA
- the LOC112899971 gene encoding OTU domain-containing protein 3 isoform X4 — MVQKKKKAAAPAKLRKPPKRDAEKKLGKKADMTEFRAQLDSLGLKIVEVNADGNCFFRAMGDQLEGSEEEHMKYRAMVVDYIVKHREDFEPFIEDEVPFEQYCDSMLKDGTWAGHMELQAASLLTRRNICIHMLNSPRWYINNFSGREAANMIHLSYHHGEHYNSVRLREDPCQGPAMQVIIKTDANISCANNYAQTKAKDPKKSSHRSTYDQTSVKLIMAGTGCSDAAIAEHVLEEMDGDVDAAIEYMIVDRLAMGTDDMEGDPYLDYAYEFSKLHDENRSIEHKDQASCSSKDETVEKPKNSHSTHSKEKSKTKDCSCGSAKKHKASCSLATATTSREPPRAKGGQGKGQKGKKQKRKEQTEAAPAKVKQSAVVPDLGALCI; from the exons ATGgttcagaagaagaagaaagcagCCGCGCCGGCCAAGCTCCGCAAGCCGCCGAAGCGCGACGCG GAGAAAAAGCTAGGCAAGAAGGCTGATATGACGGAGTTCAGGGCGCAGCTGGACTCCCTGGGGCTAAAGATAGTCGAAGTGAATGCAGATGGCAATTGCTTTTTCAG GGCAATGGGTGACCAGCTTGAGGGCAGTGAAGAAGAGCACATGAAGTACCGAGCAATGGTTGTGGACTACATAGTG AAGCACCGTGAGGATTTTGAGCCATTTATTGAGGATGAAGTTCCGTTCGAACAATATTGCGACTCTATGCTAAAAGATGGGACTTGGGCTGGCCATATGGAGTTGCAAGCGGCTTCTCTTCTCACTAGAAGAAACATATGCATCCACATG CTTAACTCACCGCGTTGGTACATAAACAACTTCTCTGGCCGTGAAGCTGCTAATATGATTCACTT GTCTTATCATCATGGCGAGCACTACAACAGTGTCAGGCTGAGAGAAGATCCATGTCAAGGTCCTGCAATGCAAGTTATTATCAAG ACGGATGCCAACATATCTTGTGCAAACAATTACGCTCAAACAAAAGCAAAGGACCCGAAGAAGTCCTCACACAGATCAACCTATGATCAAACATCAGTTAAATTGATCATGGCTGGGACTGGATGTTCTGATGCTGCCATAGCTGAGCAC GTTTTGGAAGAAATGGATGGTGATGTTGATGCTGCCATTGAGTACATGATAGTGGATCGACTTGCAATGGGTACTGATGATATGGAGGGAGACCCTTATTTGGACTATGCAT ATGAATTTTCCAAATTGCACGATGAGAACCGGTCGATTGAGCACAAGGATCAAGCTAGTTGTTCTAGCAAAGATGAAACAGTTGAGAAACCAAAGAATTCACATTCTACACATTCCAAG GAAAAGTCCAAAACCAAGGATTGCTCTTGTGGATCTGCAAAGAAGCACAAGGCGTCTTGTAGTTTAGCCACAGCTACAACATCAAGAGAACCTCCAAG GGCCAAAGGTGGTCAAGGGAAAGGCCAGAAAGGAAAGAAGCAAAAGAGGAAGGAACAGACCGAAGCAGCACCCGCCAAGGTCAAGCAGTCTGCAGTTGTACCAGACCTAGGAGCTCTCTGCATATGA
- the LOC112899971 gene encoding OTU domain-containing protein 3 isoform X2, with translation MVQKKKKAAAPAKLRKPPKRDAEKKLGKKADMTEFRAQLDSLGLKIVEVNADGNCFFRAMGDQLEGSEEEHMKYRAMVVDYIVKHREDFEPFIEDEVPFEQYCDSMLKDGTWAGHMELQAASLLTRRNICIHMLNSPRWYINNFSGREAANMIHLSYHHGEHYNSVRLREDPCQGPAMQVIIKTDANISCANNYAQTKAKDPKKSSHRSTYDQTSVKLIMAGTGCSDAAIAEHVLEEMDGDVDAAIEYMIVDRLAMGTDDMEGDPYLDYACKDEFSKLHDENRSIEHKDQASCSSKDETVEKPKNSHSTHSKEKSKTKDCSCGSAKKHKASCSLATATTSREPPRAKGGQGKGQKGKKQKRKEQTEAAPAKVKQSAVVPDLGALCI, from the exons ATGgttcagaagaagaagaaagcagCCGCGCCGGCCAAGCTCCGCAAGCCGCCGAAGCGCGACGCG GAGAAAAAGCTAGGCAAGAAGGCTGATATGACGGAGTTCAGGGCGCAGCTGGACTCCCTGGGGCTAAAGATAGTCGAAGTGAATGCAGATGGCAATTGCTTTTTCAG GGCAATGGGTGACCAGCTTGAGGGCAGTGAAGAAGAGCACATGAAGTACCGAGCAATGGTTGTGGACTACATAGTG AAGCACCGTGAGGATTTTGAGCCATTTATTGAGGATGAAGTTCCGTTCGAACAATATTGCGACTCTATGCTAAAAGATGGGACTTGGGCTGGCCATATGGAGTTGCAAGCGGCTTCTCTTCTCACTAGAAGAAACATATGCATCCACATG CTTAACTCACCGCGTTGGTACATAAACAACTTCTCTGGCCGTGAAGCTGCTAATATGATTCACTT GTCTTATCATCATGGCGAGCACTACAACAGTGTCAGGCTGAGAGAAGATCCATGTCAAGGTCCTGCAATGCAAGTTATTATCAAG ACGGATGCCAACATATCTTGTGCAAACAATTACGCTCAAACAAAAGCAAAGGACCCGAAGAAGTCCTCACACAGATCAACCTATGATCAAACATCAGTTAAATTGATCATGGCTGGGACTGGATGTTCTGATGCTGCCATAGCTGAGCAC GTTTTGGAAGAAATGGATGGTGATGTTGATGCTGCCATTGAGTACATGATAGTGGATCGACTTGCAATGGGTACTGATGATATGGAGGGAGACCCTTATTTGGACTATGCATGTAAGG ATGAATTTTCCAAATTGCACGATGAGAACCGGTCGATTGAGCACAAGGATCAAGCTAGTTGTTCTAGCAAAGATGAAACAGTTGAGAAACCAAAGAATTCACATTCTACACATTCCAAG GAAAAGTCCAAAACCAAGGATTGCTCTTGTGGATCTGCAAAGAAGCACAAGGCGTCTTGTAGTTTAGCCACAGCTACAACATCAAGAGAACCTCCAAG GGCCAAAGGTGGTCAAGGGAAAGGCCAGAAAGGAAAGAAGCAAAAGAGGAAGGAACAGACCGAAGCAGCACCCGCCAAGGTCAAGCAGTCTGCAGTTGTACCAGACCTAGGAGCTCTCTGCATATGA
- the LOC112901622 gene encoding uncharacterized protein LOC112901622 encodes MSLKIPLPQGLSFLRSVGWLEDRKVDSAAKQQLSPTLKLQTDKEVYRPGDSVTVTIEIHSPASLKDDAGQTVSGEDASSLLLDVLSFELKGIEKLDSQWFSVPKPLPGSKQRRGEHTLLDCSAPSLVSKVIIASGQTKTYIVRVELPKILPPSYRGISIRYFYYVRSALFGRSVVLGNGDQNKNPVNTSIQLEARVPLQIRVSQKSSNLLNEEGTWPITGDQLGIFWREKDEDSEWVKANDNADLEEGYDSSKDEVSSVSSYNPSKANPEFSLRNSLSMQSLSSRLSTSEPFYSQAEQPNFPSYSPIPRLSVSEISDDHDGGLVSPQRKLNLLLPDHPPNGQRFSPDSDRLKDDVGLPLTPKNVDPAGSEGFTRGRSYNIRIDDQVLLRFSPKNSDSTYYFGDMIGGALTFFHGTGKRRCREVSITLETSETINPRALHPSRRGSPTITKLHSEHHEVVADLHQTSFLFSIPIDGPMSFSTSKVTLQWSLRFEFFTTPEGTDPTRYEHPLLVEKREKGEWVLPITVYAPPLRRRPTHGRNDRSVLPGNIFKS; translated from the exons ATGTCACTGAAAATTCCACTTCCGCAAGGGCTTTCCTTCTTAAGGAGTGTTGGATGGTTAGAAGATCGGAAGGTTGATTCAGCTGCCAAGCAGCAGTTATCCCCAACATTGAAGCTCCAGACAGATAAGGAGGTGTACAGACCCGGTGATTCAGTCACTGTGACTATAGAAATCCACAGCCCAGCTAGTTTGAAGGACGATGCTGGGCAGACGGTGTCGGGCGAAGATGCCTCCTCGCTGTTGTTAGATGTGCTTTCCTTCGAACTTAAAGGGATTGAGAAGCTGGATAGCCAATGGTTCTCTGTTCCAAAGCCCTTACCAGGGTCTAAACAAAGGCGAG GTGAACATACGTTACTGGATTGTTCGGCGCCGTCACTGGTCTCTAAAGTTATAATTGCTTCAGGACAAACAAAAACGT ACATTGTGCGCGTGGAGCTCCCAAAGATTTTACCGCCATCTTATAGGGGTATCAGTATCCGCTATTTTTATTATGTTAGGAGTGCATTATTTGGAAGGTCGGTTGTACTGGGTAATGGAGACCAAAATAAAAATCCTGTGAATACTTCAATTCAATTG GAAGCTCGAGTCCCATTGCAGATACGTGTTTCCCAGAAAAGCAGCAACCTACTAAATGAAGAAG GGACTTGGCCAATCACAGGTGATCAACTGGGCATATTTTGGAGGGAGAAAGATGAAGATTCAGAATGG GTCAAAGCAAATGATAATGCTGATCTAGAAGAAGGGTATGATAGTTCAAAAGATGAAGTTTCATCTGTTTCCTCATACAATCCTTCCAAAGCAAATCCTGAATTCTCCCTGAGGAACTCGTTGTCAATGCAATCCCTGTCCTCACGCCTCTCCACAAGTGAGCCGTTTTATAGTCAAGCAGAACAACCCAATTTCCCATCTTACAGTCCAATTCCTCGATTGTCAGTGTCAGAGATTTCAGATGATCATGACGGAG GTTTAGTGTCACCTCAAAGGAAGCTAAATCTTTTGCTACCAGATCATCCACCAAATGGGCAAAGGTTTTCTCCTGATTCTGATCGCTTAAAAGATGATGTTGGACTACCCCTTACGCCGAAAaatgttgatccagctggat CTGAAGGTTTTACCAGAGGAAGATCTTATAATATAAGAATTGATGACCAAGTCTTGCTTCGTTTTTCACCTAAGAATTCGGACTCAACTTATTACTTTGGTGATATG ATTGGTGGAGCACTTACCTTTTTTCATGGAACTGGAAAGCGGAGGTGCCGTGAG GTATCAATAACCCTGGAAACATCAGAAACAATTAATCCCCGTGCATTACATCCTTCAAGAAGGGGTTCGCCGACAATAACCAAG CTGCACAGTGAGCATCATGAGGTTGTTGCGGATCTTCATCAGACCAGCTTTCTCTTTTCCATTCCCATTGATGGTCCTATGTCATTTTCTACCTCAAAAGTAACTCTACAGTGGTCTCTTCGATTTGAGTTCTTCACAACTCCTGAAGGAACGGACCCAACTAG GTACGAGCACCCACTCCTTGttgagaaaagagaaaagggtgAATGGGTCCTTCCAATAACTGTTTACGCACCTCCATTGCGTAGACGACCTACTCATGGGAGAAATGATAGATCTGTCCTACCTGGAAACATCTTCAAGTCTTGA